A genomic segment from Malus domestica chromosome 05, GDT2T_hap1 encodes:
- the LOC103427840 gene encoding calmodulin-binding protein 60 D-like isoform X2, with amino-acid sequence MQTRYMERSNSMAREKRSLDSSSAEEGQPDRKRPALASVIVEALKVDSLQKLCSSLEPILRRVVSEEVERALAKLGPAKLTGRSSPKQIGGPDGRDLQLHFRSRLSLPLFTGGKVEGEWGSAIPIVLIDANTKHVVTSGPESAVKLDVVVLEGDFNNEDDENWTEEEFESHVVKEREGKRPLLTGDLQVTLKEGVGTLGELTFTDNSSWIRSRKFRLGLKVASGYCDNIRIREAKTDAFTVKDHRGELYKKHYPPALNDEVWRLEKIGKDGSFHKRLNKAGIVTVEDFLRLVVRDSQRLRNILGSGMSNKMWDVLIQHAKTCLLGGKLYVYYPEDARNVGVVFNNIYELSGLITNEQFYSADSLSDAQKVYVDGLVTKAYENWMHVMEYDGKSLLKQEKSPDVSLSEVPTASQDYPNSFDQQFTLPSLPASVSSEPPTMDSGLNVGGYTDGMANRFSVESQNLNLSAPSQLDGLPFPLQNQQPITSHQAQFQRNENMLALGPPQSSTSGFQNIGTSNPSSYRGAEDLFPEEEIRMRSHEILENEDMQRLLHIFNMGGQGQGHGYGHASMNITEDNYPYSSPYVPTPQVNYSVDDDHSRSSGKAVVGWLKLKAALRWGIFIRKKAAERRAQLVELDDS; translated from the exons ATGCAGACGAGGTACATGGAGAGATCGAATAGCATGGCGAGGGAGAAACGAAGTTTGGATTCGTCTTCAGCTGAAGAAGGCCAGCCGGATAGGAAACGGCCTGCTCTCGCCAG TGTAATTGTTGAAGCTCTCAAGGTGGATAGTCTGCAGAAGCTTTGCTCGTCACTGGAGCCGATTCTACGCAGAGTT GTTAGTGAAGAGGTGGAGCGTGCTTTAGCAAAATTAGGCCCTGCCAAACTTACTGGAAG GTCTTCTCCTAAACAAATTGGAGGGCCCGATGGACGTGACTTGCAGCTGCACTTTAGGTCCAGGTTGTCCCTTCCTCTTTTTACTGGTGGAAAAGTAGAAGGGGAGTGGGGTTCTGCAATCCCTATTGTCTTGATTGATGCAAATACAAAGCATGTTGTGACATCAGGCCCGGAGTCAGCAGTGAAACTTGACGTTGTTGTGCTTGAAGGTGATTTTAACAACGAGGATGATGAGAACTGGACTGAAGAAGAATTTGAGAGCCATGTAGTAAAAGAGCGTGAAGGGAAGAGGCCACTTCTTACTGGCGATCTGCAAGTGACACTGAAGGAAGGTGTAGGAACACTAGGGGAATTGACATTTACCGATAATTCTAGCTGGATTAGGAGCAGGAAGTTTAGGCTAGGACTGAAAGTTGCCTCAGGCTATTGCGACAACATTCGTATACGCGAAGCAAAAACAGATGCCTTTACTGTTAAGGATCACCGTGGGGAAT TATACAAGAAACACTACCCTCCTGCGTTAAATGATGAGGTCTGGAGattggagaaaattggaaaaGATGGCTCATTCCACAAGAGACTGAATAAAGCTGGAATTGTTACAGTTGAAGACTTCCTGCGACTTGTGGTTAGAGACTCGCAGAGATTGCGGAAT ATTCTTGGAAGTGGCATGTCGAATAAGATGTGGGATGTACTCATACAGCATGCAAAAACCTGTCTTCTAGGCGGGAAACTCTATGTCTACTATCCTGAGGATGCAAGGAACGTTGGTGTTGTTTTTAACAATATCTACGAGTTGAGTGGCCTAATTACCAATGAACAATTTTACTCAGCTGATTCTCTCTCGGACGCTCAGAAG GTCTACGTGGACGGTTTGGTAACAAAGGCATATGAGAACTGGATGCATGTTATGGAGTACGATGGAAAGTCTCTTCTTAAGCAGGAGAAGAGTCCCGATGTTTCTCTATCTGAGGTCCCAACGGCCTCGCAGGATTATCCAAACTCATTTGATCAGCAGTTCACTCTACCTAGCCTGCCAGCTTCAGTTTCTTCAGAACCGCCTACTATGGATTCTGGCCTAAATGTGGGAG GTTATACTGACGGCATGGCTAACAGATTCTCGGTAGAGTCACAGAATCTAAATCTCAGTGCTCCCAGTCAGCTCGATGGCTTGCCATTCCCTCTACAAAATCAGCAGCCTATCACTTCACACCAGGCTCAGtttcaaagaaatgaaaacaTGCTTGCCCTTGGTCCACCACAGTCGTCCACATCTGGGTTCCAGAATATTGGTACATCCAATCCGTCTTCTTATAGGGGAGCCGAGGATCTCTTCCCAGAGGAAGAAATTCGTATGAGGAGCCACGAGATTCTCGAAAATGAAGATATGCAGCGTCTACTTCATATCTTTAACATGGGCGGTCAGGGTCAAGGCCACGGTTATGGTCATGCCTCCATGAACATCACTGAAGACAATTATCCATATTCGTCACCATACGTGCCCACTCCACAAGTGAACTACAGTGTTGATGATGATCATAGCCGTTCGTCTGGGAAAGCTGTTGTTGGCTGGCTCAAGCTCAAGGCAGCCCTTAGATGGGGCATATTCATCAGAAAGAAGGCTGCTGAGAGACGGGCACAGCTTGTTGAGTTGGATGATTCATAA
- the LOC103427840 gene encoding calmodulin-binding protein 60 D-like isoform X1, whose protein sequence is MQTRYMERSNSMAREKRSLDSSSAEEGQPDRKRPALASVIVEALKVDSLQKLCSSLEPILRRVVSEEVERALAKLGPAKLTGSRSSPKQIGGPDGRDLQLHFRSRLSLPLFTGGKVEGEWGSAIPIVLIDANTKHVVTSGPESAVKLDVVVLEGDFNNEDDENWTEEEFESHVVKEREGKRPLLTGDLQVTLKEGVGTLGELTFTDNSSWIRSRKFRLGLKVASGYCDNIRIREAKTDAFTVKDHRGELYKKHYPPALNDEVWRLEKIGKDGSFHKRLNKAGIVTVEDFLRLVVRDSQRLRNILGSGMSNKMWDVLIQHAKTCLLGGKLYVYYPEDARNVGVVFNNIYELSGLITNEQFYSADSLSDAQKVYVDGLVTKAYENWMHVMEYDGKSLLKQEKSPDVSLSEVPTASQDYPNSFDQQFTLPSLPASVSSEPPTMDSGLNVGGYTDGMANRFSVESQNLNLSAPSQLDGLPFPLQNQQPITSHQAQFQRNENMLALGPPQSSTSGFQNIGTSNPSSYRGAEDLFPEEEIRMRSHEILENEDMQRLLHIFNMGGQGQGHGYGHASMNITEDNYPYSSPYVPTPQVNYSVDDDHSRSSGKAVVGWLKLKAALRWGIFIRKKAAERRAQLVELDDS, encoded by the exons ATGCAGACGAGGTACATGGAGAGATCGAATAGCATGGCGAGGGAGAAACGAAGTTTGGATTCGTCTTCAGCTGAAGAAGGCCAGCCGGATAGGAAACGGCCTGCTCTCGCCAG TGTAATTGTTGAAGCTCTCAAGGTGGATAGTCTGCAGAAGCTTTGCTCGTCACTGGAGCCGATTCTACGCAGAGTT GTTAGTGAAGAGGTGGAGCGTGCTTTAGCAAAATTAGGCCCTGCCAAACTTACTGGAAG CAGGTCTTCTCCTAAACAAATTGGAGGGCCCGATGGACGTGACTTGCAGCTGCACTTTAGGTCCAGGTTGTCCCTTCCTCTTTTTACTGGTGGAAAAGTAGAAGGGGAGTGGGGTTCTGCAATCCCTATTGTCTTGATTGATGCAAATACAAAGCATGTTGTGACATCAGGCCCGGAGTCAGCAGTGAAACTTGACGTTGTTGTGCTTGAAGGTGATTTTAACAACGAGGATGATGAGAACTGGACTGAAGAAGAATTTGAGAGCCATGTAGTAAAAGAGCGTGAAGGGAAGAGGCCACTTCTTACTGGCGATCTGCAAGTGACACTGAAGGAAGGTGTAGGAACACTAGGGGAATTGACATTTACCGATAATTCTAGCTGGATTAGGAGCAGGAAGTTTAGGCTAGGACTGAAAGTTGCCTCAGGCTATTGCGACAACATTCGTATACGCGAAGCAAAAACAGATGCCTTTACTGTTAAGGATCACCGTGGGGAAT TATACAAGAAACACTACCCTCCTGCGTTAAATGATGAGGTCTGGAGattggagaaaattggaaaaGATGGCTCATTCCACAAGAGACTGAATAAAGCTGGAATTGTTACAGTTGAAGACTTCCTGCGACTTGTGGTTAGAGACTCGCAGAGATTGCGGAAT ATTCTTGGAAGTGGCATGTCGAATAAGATGTGGGATGTACTCATACAGCATGCAAAAACCTGTCTTCTAGGCGGGAAACTCTATGTCTACTATCCTGAGGATGCAAGGAACGTTGGTGTTGTTTTTAACAATATCTACGAGTTGAGTGGCCTAATTACCAATGAACAATTTTACTCAGCTGATTCTCTCTCGGACGCTCAGAAG GTCTACGTGGACGGTTTGGTAACAAAGGCATATGAGAACTGGATGCATGTTATGGAGTACGATGGAAAGTCTCTTCTTAAGCAGGAGAAGAGTCCCGATGTTTCTCTATCTGAGGTCCCAACGGCCTCGCAGGATTATCCAAACTCATTTGATCAGCAGTTCACTCTACCTAGCCTGCCAGCTTCAGTTTCTTCAGAACCGCCTACTATGGATTCTGGCCTAAATGTGGGAG GTTATACTGACGGCATGGCTAACAGATTCTCGGTAGAGTCACAGAATCTAAATCTCAGTGCTCCCAGTCAGCTCGATGGCTTGCCATTCCCTCTACAAAATCAGCAGCCTATCACTTCACACCAGGCTCAGtttcaaagaaatgaaaacaTGCTTGCCCTTGGTCCACCACAGTCGTCCACATCTGGGTTCCAGAATATTGGTACATCCAATCCGTCTTCTTATAGGGGAGCCGAGGATCTCTTCCCAGAGGAAGAAATTCGTATGAGGAGCCACGAGATTCTCGAAAATGAAGATATGCAGCGTCTACTTCATATCTTTAACATGGGCGGTCAGGGTCAAGGCCACGGTTATGGTCATGCCTCCATGAACATCACTGAAGACAATTATCCATATTCGTCACCATACGTGCCCACTCCACAAGTGAACTACAGTGTTGATGATGATCATAGCCGTTCGTCTGGGAAAGCTGTTGTTGGCTGGCTCAAGCTCAAGGCAGCCCTTAGATGGGGCATATTCATCAGAAAGAAGGCTGCTGAGAGACGGGCACAGCTTGTTGAGTTGGATGATTCATAA